The Salvia miltiorrhiza cultivar Shanhuang (shh) chromosome 1, IMPLAD_Smil_shh, whole genome shotgun sequence genome has a window encoding:
- the LOC131018982 gene encoding uncharacterized protein LOC131018982 codes for MESPERGRPVAGIALEFPASDGVLSCSPPTIPTWLRRRLSEPKTPPPSTVEEIQAKLREADLRRQKFYENLASKARPKVRSPSRSSSTEDDLGQRLEAKLLAAEEKRLSILANAQMRLAKLDELRQAAKSQVEMRFKKERAELGSKVEMRVQQAEANRLHILRANRQRRATLRERTSQSLMRRISRESKYKERVCAAMCQKRAEAEKKRLSLLEAEKRRAHARGLKVQTVASSVSQQREIERSELKSKLEDRLQKARRLRAEYLKQRGRQYNAVLCSWETIHEQADILAKKLPRFWRNFKKVRKTTAYLSKAYSDLDINERSVKSMPFEQFALLIQSPDTLHTAKALLDRLEIRHRLSQSSANLSGFDDIDHLLKRVASPKKKLGSRKAVSSRMQKETAKSTPHLSRYQVRVVLCAYMILGHPDAVISGRGERETALVNSAKKFAEEFDLLMKILLNGPMQIPDKESNRATLSRRTFRLQLASFDSAWCSFLNSFVVWKAKDARSLEEDLVRAACRLELSMIQTCKMTPDGGSAPLSHDMRAIQKQVAVDQMLLREKVQHLSGDAGIERMETAISDKRTKFFEARENQSSITPPTPLMLSPSPASSSSLDSSDEASNLTVAPHKESSVVRSLFKDEVDAMEVGSSLLTHRTLPTSRGSLDMENARIVNEYVHGAHLALTDSFSDAGGDQIMANIKETMEKAFWDGIIESVRQEEPNYSRVVELMGEVRDEICAMAPHTWRQEIIEVIDLQILTQVLSSGKLDISYFGKILDYALITLRKLSAPAYEDELNKKHQNFMKDLAETFWAGKSSENSHIMALIKGLQFALEQIKDLKQEISKARIRLLEPVLKGPEALYYIGRAFTNRYGHPSNARTVLPLTVRWLSSTREGKDEEWEEHKSLVSELRRHEVSPSYLPSITLRTGGSALIKVGGNQTDKSSISSTTSFIETIDPNLECKGEEIDLTVRLGLLKLVSRITGLTEVELPETMFLNFSRLRSVQSQVQKIIVMATSLLVLRQTLLTQQIVSSQTHMDTLLSGCFKRLSECLDTVADAGIQEIVEILGSAVEEDTRSADMKQIMARMLSKSLQEGDAIFTKVSRAVYLAARGVVLGGTGKPGAELAEMALQKVGASLLVDDIMQAASVLVVAAKVSVIVHGPWYANLTQE; via the exons ATGGAGTCGCCGGAGAGGGGGAGGCCGGTGGCCGGAATCGCTCTGGAGTTTCCGGCGAGCGACGGGGTTTTGTCGTGCTCGCCGCCGACTATTCCGACCTGGCTCCGTAGGCGTCTGTCGGAGCCGAAAACACCGCCGCCTTCTACCGTTGAGGAAATTCAGGCCAAACTTCGCGAAGCTGATCTTCGGCGACAG AAGTTCTATGAGAATTTAGCAAGTAAAGCTAGGCCAAAGGTCCGAAGCCCTTCACGGTCTTCATCTACTGAAGATGATCTTGGGCAGCGCCTAGAGGCTAAGCTCCTAGCTGCTGAAGAGAAAAG ATTGAGCATCCTTGCAAATGCTCAGATGCGCCTTGCAAAACTTGATGAACTGCGGCAAGCTGCTAAAAGTCAGGTGGAAATGCGCTTCAAGAAGGAACGAGCTGAGTTGGGTTCCAAGGTTGAAATGCGTGTTCAACAAGCAGAGGCCAATAGACTGCATATCCTTCGGGCTAATAGGCAAAGGAGGGCCACTCTTAGGGAGAGGACATCTCAGTCTCTAATGAGGCGAATATCTCGGGAGAGCAAGTACAAAGAACGAGTTTGTGCTGCAATGTGCCAAAAGCGTGCAGAGGCTGAGAAAAAGCGACTGAGTTTACTAGAAGCAGAGAAGAGGCGAGCTCATGCTAGAGGCTTAAAGGTGCAAACGGTGGCTAGCTCTGTTTCTCAGCAGCGAGAGATCGAGAGAAGTGAACTGAAGAGTAAACTGGAAGACAGATTGCAAAAG GCAAGGAGATTGAGAGCAGAGTATTTAAAGCAGAGAGGAAGACAATATAATGCTGTTCTCTGTAGTTGGGAAACCATTCATGAGCAGGCTGACATCCTTGCCAAAAAATTACCTAG GTTCTGGAGGAATTTCAAAAAGGTGAGAAAGACGACTGCATATCTTTCAAAAGCTTATAGTGACTTGGATATTAATGAGAGATCAGTGAAGTCTATGCCATTTGAGCAGTTTGCGCTTCTTATTCAGTCACCTGATACTCTTCATACAGCTAAAGCTTTGCTAGATCGTCTTGAGATTCGCCATAGATTATCCCAATCCTCTGCTAACCTATCTGGTTTCGATGACATTGATCACCTGCTCAAGCGGGTTGCTTCCCCAAAAAAGAAACTAGGATCCAGAAAAGCTGTCTCGAGCAGAATGCAAAAAGAGACTGCCAAAAGTACTCCTCACTTGTCAAGATACCAAGTAAGAGTTGTTCTGTGTGCCTACATGATACTAGGGCATCCAGACGCTGTCATTAGTGGCCGGGGAGAGCGGGAAACAGCTTTGGTCAATTCTGCTAAGAAATTTGCGGAGGAGTTTGACTTGCTGATGAAGATACTGCTAAATGGGCCAATGCAGATTCCTGATAAGGAATCTAACCGTGCAACATTGTCTCGCAGGACTTTCAGATTGCAGCTTGCATCCTTTGATTCTGCGTGGTGCTCCTTTCTGAATAGTTTTGTGGTATGGAAGGCCAAGGATGCTAGGTCTCTAGAGGAGGATTTGGTGAGGGCTGCTTGTCGTCTTGAGCTTTCTATGATTCAGACTTGCAAGATGACCCCTGATGGGGGTAGTGCTCCTCTCTCACATGACATGAGAGCTATTCAAAAACAG GTAGCCGTAGATCAGATGCTTTTGAGAGAGAAAGTGCAACACCTGAGTGGAGATGCTGGTATCGAGCGCATGGAAACTGCCATTTCTGATAAGCGGACCAAATTTTTTGAAGCAAGGGAGAACCAGAGCTCAATTACTCCACCGACTCCACTTATGTTATCCCCAAGTCCGGCTTCCTCCTCTTCTCTTGACAGCTCAGATGAAGCTAGTAACTTGACTGTGGCCCCTCATAAGGAAAGTTCTGTGGTGCGATCTTTGTTCAAGGATGAAGTCGATGCGATGGAGGTCGGTTCCTCTTTGTTAACGCATAGAACCTTGCCGACTTCTAGAGGGAGCTTAGACATGGAGAATGCGAGGATTGTGAATGAATATGTTCATGGGGCGCATCTTGCTTTAACTGATAGCTTCAGTGATGCTGGCGGAGATCAAATCATG GCAAATATAAAAGAGACGATGGAGAAGGCCTTTTGGGATGGCATCATTGAATCTGTAAGACAGGAAGAACCTAACTATAGCCGTGTAGTGGAATTGATGGGAGAGGTGAGGGACGAGATTTGTGCAATGGCCCCTCATACCTGGAGACAAGAAATTATTGAGGTTATTGACCTGCAAATTCTTACTCAG GTGCTGAGTTCAGGAAAATTAGACATCAGTTATTTTGGAAAGATCCTGGACTATGCCCTGATCACCCTGCGAAAGCTATCAGCTCCAGCTTATGAAGATGAACTGAATAAAAAACACCAGAACTTTATGAAAGATCTGGCAGAGACATTCTGGGCTGGAAAGAGCTCAGAGAACTCACATATCATGGCCTTAATTAAGGGCTTGCAATTTGCCCTGGAACAGATAAAG GATCTCAAGCAAGAAATCAGCAAAGCACGCATCAGATTGTTGGAGCCAGTCTTGAAGGGACCTGAAGCTTTGTATTATATTGGAAGAGCTTTCACCAATCGTTATGGTCATCCTTCCAATGCCCGGACTGTTTTGCCCTTGACTGTGAGATGGCTTTCATCTACAAGGGAAGGCAAAGACGAGGAGTGGGAGGAGCACAAGAGTCTGGTCTCGGAGTTGAGGAGACATGAGGTTTCGCCAAGTTATCTTCCGTCGATCACTCTTCGAACCGGAGGAAGTGCTTTAATCAAAGTAGGAGGAAATCAGACAGATAAATCTTCGATCTCAAGCACTACCAGTTTTATCG AGACCATCGATCCCAATTTAGAATGCAAAGGGGAGGAGATTGATTTGACGGTGAGGCTAGGCTTGCTGAAGTTGGTAAGCAGGATTACTGGTTTGACCGAAGTTGAGCTACCAGAAACTATGTTCCTTAACTTCTCCAGACTGAGAAGCGTACAGTCCCAAGTTCAAAAAATCATCGTCATGGCCACGAG TCTTCTAGTCCTGCGGCAGACTCTATTGACTCAGCAAATAGTCAGCAGCCAGACACACATGGATACCTTACTTTCCGGCTGTTTTAAACGCCTCTCTGAATGTCTTGACACTGTCGCAGACGCTGGTATCCAAGAGATAGTCGAGATACTCGGCTCTGCTGTGGAGGAAGATACCAGATCAGCTGACATGAAGCAGATAATGGCTAGGATGTTGAGCAAGAGCCTGCAAGAGGGTGATGCCATCTTCACCAAAGTTTCTCGAGCGGTATATTTAGCCGCAAGAGGAGTCGTTCTTGGCGGAACTGGGAAACCAGGAGCAGAATTAGCAGAAATGGCACTGCAGAAAGTGGGGGCATCCTTGCTCGTCGACGACATCATGCAAGCTGCGTCGGTGCTAGTGGTGGCAGCTAAGGTGTCTGTTATTGTTCATGGCCCTTGGTATGCAAATTTGACACAGGAGTGA